A window of the Butyricimonas faecalis genome harbors these coding sequences:
- a CDS encoding DUF4301 family protein, with amino-acid sequence MYTKSDLKQFRRRGIKPEQIENQLENFKKGFDFVQIRDAATINNGIHGLNDEQADEFIRIFEERMNSLKIVKMVPASGSASRMFKTLNTFFNTYTGSDEDYLKFRQDKEPGSIFSFFEKLKEFPFYPHLKEALYKDRLDLDKLLWKNQFMEILEYILTPKGLNYNATPKGLIDFHIYKDHIRTAVEEHLVEAALYANDGKEAHIHFTVSEEHIGKFKALMKSVLKNYQKEFNLKYAITYSIQSPATDTVSLDSEGNLVRDNEGNIVFRPGGHGALIHNLNDLKEDLIFIKNIDNVAPDRSKADTVKFKKILAGVLLKTQDRIFNYMKILSKKNSITDENLNEIEQYIYDHLGYKPKEGLTHTDRKERVAYLKQLLDRPLRVCGMVKNEGEPGGGPFWVEDKEHATRLMIVESAQVNLKDRNQKKIFTQSTHFNPVDIVCSTYNYKGKKYDLTKYIDNTQGFITSKSLGGKDIKVQELPGLWNGAMANWNTIFVEVPLSTFTPVKTVFDLLRFEHRNVFKVE; translated from the coding sequence ATGTACACGAAAAGTGATCTCAAACAATTTAGACGCAGAGGAATAAAACCCGAGCAAATTGAAAACCAGCTTGAAAATTTCAAGAAGGGGTTTGACTTCGTGCAGATTCGAGATGCGGCAACAATAAACAACGGAATCCACGGCTTGAATGACGAACAAGCCGATGAATTCATCCGCATTTTCGAGGAAAGAATGAATTCATTGAAAATCGTGAAAATGGTTCCAGCCTCTGGCTCCGCTTCGCGCATGTTCAAAACATTGAACACGTTTTTCAACACATACACCGGTAGTGATGAAGACTATTTAAAATTTCGACAGGACAAAGAACCCGGAAGTATATTCTCGTTTTTCGAAAAATTAAAGGAATTTCCATTCTACCCGCACCTAAAAGAGGCCCTTTACAAAGATCGTCTTGATCTAGACAAACTACTCTGGAAGAACCAGTTTATGGAGATATTGGAATACATCCTTACCCCCAAAGGTCTCAACTACAATGCCACACCCAAGGGGTTAATTGATTTCCATATTTATAAAGATCACATCCGTACTGCTGTTGAAGAACACTTGGTAGAAGCGGCGCTTTACGCCAATGACGGTAAAGAAGCTCATATTCACTTCACCGTATCAGAAGAACATATAGGCAAATTTAAGGCTCTCATGAAATCCGTTCTCAAAAATTACCAGAAAGAATTCAACTTGAAGTACGCCATCACGTATTCTATTCAATCGCCAGCAACAGACACCGTGAGTCTTGACTCGGAAGGTAACCTCGTGAGAGACAACGAGGGCAACATCGTGTTCCGTCCTGGGGGTCATGGCGCATTGATTCACAATCTCAATGACCTGAAAGAAGACTTGATCTTCATCAAAAACATTGACAACGTAGCCCCCGATCGTAGCAAAGCTGATACGGTTAAATTCAAAAAAATCCTTGCCGGAGTTTTATTGAAAACACAGGACCGAATTTTCAATTACATGAAAATCCTGAGCAAGAAAAATAGTATCACAGATGAAAATCTAAATGAAATCGAGCAATATATCTATGATCACCTTGGCTATAAACCCAAGGAGGGATTAACTCATACCGATCGTAAAGAAAGAGTGGCCTATCTAAAACAATTACTCGATCGGCCATTGCGTGTATGCGGGATGGTAAAAAATGAAGGAGAACCAGGTGGAGGACCATTCTGGGTAGAAGACAAGGAACATGCAACACGTTTGATGATCGTGGAAAGTGCTCAAGTCAACCTGAAAGATCGAAACCAGAAAAAAATATTCACCCAATCGACTCACTTTAATCCAGTGGATATCGTATGTAGTACCTATAACTATAAAGGTAAAAAATATGACTTGACCAAATACATTGATAACACTCAGGGATTCATCACCAGCAAATCACTGGGAGGGAAAGACATTAAAGTTCAAGAACTACCCGGATTGTGGAATGGTGCAATGGCCAACTGGAACACGATATTCGTGGAAGTCCCGCTATCCACCTTTACCCCGGTAAAAACTGTTTTTGATTTGCTACGTT